AATTTTTCTTCCATTAATACTTGTTTTAATTATTTTATTTTGTTTTATTTCAGATAGAAAAGTTGAATATTCAATTTTAGTTTTTTTATTTGATCCATTTGGATTCAAACTCTGGAAAACAGATATTAATATGACTGTAATTGCTAACCAGAGAATTAGATTTTTTGCCATATCATTCAAAAGAATAACCTCTTGTAACTTTGTTAGTATATTTTATATTAATTCTTATATTTTTTTGCAACAATATAAATTTCACATGATTGAGATCTTGAAGCATTAGGTTTACTAATTTTAATTTCTTTAAATACAGAATTGATTTTATTATAGTATTTAACTAATTCTTGACTTTGAAAAGTTTTTACTAAAAAACTACCATTATGTTCTAAAAAAGAATAACATAATTCTAATGTTATTTTATTCAAATGAATAATACGTGGTATATCTATTTCTTTTATACCAGATATATTAGGAGATATATCAGACATTATAATTTGAACTTTTGTTTTTTTTAATATTTGAAAAATTTTATTTAATGTAATAGAATTACATATATTTCCCTGATAAAAATTAACTTTGTTAATTGGATTCATTGGTAATATATCACAAGCTATAACTTTCCCATTATTACCAATTTTTGATGCAGCAAAGCTAGACCATCCACCAGGTGAAGATCCTAAATCAATTACTGTTATATCATCATTGTTAAATATTTTGTATATTTTATTTATTTCTTCTAATTTAAACCATGATCTAGATCTAAATTTATTAATATTTTTTTGTACTTTTTTTATATAAAAATCTTTAAAATGATTTTTTAACCATTTTTTAGATTTTTTATTTTTTTTAAAATTCATAAAAATTATTTATTATCAAATATTTAATAATTTTTTAAAAATTACACATTAAATCATAACAAAAAATTTAAAATATTACAATTTGTAATGAAATAAAAAAATATATAAAATTAATAATTTTAGTTTTTTTTAATTAGCATTTAATAATTCAGTTAAATTAGCAGCAGCTGAATCTACAGAAGAAATATTATTTGTTTTTTTATTAAATTTTAATTTTTTTTTCTTAATTCTATCTTGATGATAAGAATATCCAGTTCCAGCAGGAATTAATCTTCCTACAATAACATTTTCTTTTAGTCCTTTTAATTGATCACATTTTCCAGCTACTGATGATTCAGTTAATACTCTTGTTGTTTCTTGAAAAGATGCTGCAGAAATAAAAGATGAAGTTGCTAAAGATGCTTTAGTAATACCTAATAAATCATGATTATATAATGCTATATTTTTTCCTTGTTCTTGTAATTTTTTATTTACAATTTTTATTTTTGATACTTCTACTTGTTCTCCTTCTAAAAAATTAGAATCTCCCATTTTTATTATAGTAACTTTTCGTAACATTTGACGTATAATAACTTCTATATGTTTATCATTAATTTTAACTCCTTGAAGTCGATAAACATCTTGTACTTCATTAATTATATAGTTGGTAACTGCATTAATTCCTCTTAATCTTAAGATATCATGTGGAGATTCTGGACCATCTGAAATAATATCTCCTTTATTAATTAATTCTCCTTCAAAAATATTTAATTGTCTCCATTTTGGAATCATTTCTTCATATGGTTGAATATCAGAATTTATAGGAGTAATTATTATTCTTCTTTTTCCTTTTGTTTCTTTACCAAAAGAAATAATACCACTAATTTCTGCTAAAATAGCAGAATCTTTTGGTTTCCTAGCTTCAAATAAATCAGCTACTCTGGGAAGTCCTCCAGTAATATCTTTTGTTCCACCTGATTCTTGTGGAACTTTTGCTAAAA
Above is a genomic segment from Enterobacteriaceae endosymbiont of Donacia dentata containing:
- a CDS encoding RlmE family RNA methyltransferase, yielding MNFKKNKKSKKWLKNHFKDFYIKKVQKNINKFRSRSWFKLEEINKIYKIFNNDDITVIDLGSSPGGWSSFAASKIGNNGKVIACDILPMNPINKVNFYQGNICNSITLNKIFQILKKTKVQIIMSDISPNISGIKEIDIPRIIHLNKITLELCYSFLEHNGSFLVKTFQSQELVKYYNKINSVFKEIKISKPNASRSQSCEIYIVAKKYKN